Proteins encoded within one genomic window of Streptomyces kaniharaensis:
- a CDS encoding ATP-binding protein, with translation MRHLNTPSLAIARQSLTDAMTRVGWPPSAISDAELALVELIVNAWRHGGTAAPVVNILAVNRTLRVSVADESRALPERRALSELAEYGRGLQLVEGLTHRWGVDPQKRGKLVWFEMDAA, from the coding sequence ATGCGTCACCTCAACACGCCCTCGCTCGCCATCGCCCGCCAGTCCCTCACCGACGCGATGACCCGCGTCGGTTGGCCGCCCTCCGCCATCTCCGACGCCGAACTCGCGCTCGTCGAGCTGATCGTCAACGCGTGGCGGCACGGCGGCACGGCTGCGCCCGTCGTCAACATCCTCGCCGTCAACCGCACCCTCCGCGTCTCCGTCGCCGACGAGAGCAGGGCCCTCCCCGAGCGGCGAGCGCTCTCCGAACTCGCCGAGTACGGCCGGGGCCTCCAGCTCGTCGAGGGCCTCACCCACCGCTGGGGCGTCGACCCCCAGAAGCGTGGCAAGTTGGTCTGGTTCGAGATGGACGCCGCCTGA
- a CDS encoding helix-turn-helix domain-containing protein, which yields MGTELRRMREQAGLGGSQLARELGIHAAQVTQMESGKSGISVERLRTIAAVCMCTNQALIDSLAEIAAERGKGWWEEYRGAVSTSLLDIAELEGTAKGLTTYTITFVHGLLQTEAYAASVFARAIPPLPRHEVDVRTDFRMRRQRIVHPNTTPIRAFIHEAALRMQFSGPKVLSEQLDALINHAERREISIRAVPFDIESLPGPSENFTYAEGAVAELDTLQIDTSHSSLIFDSPAQLASYREMLRRMSSVALSEEESRDFIWRIKKEIDSKHG from the coding sequence GTGGGGACCGAGCTGCGGAGGATGCGGGAGCAGGCCGGACTGGGCGGCAGCCAGCTGGCACGCGAACTCGGCATCCACGCCGCCCAGGTCACACAGATGGAGAGCGGGAAGAGCGGAATCAGCGTCGAGCGGCTGCGGACCATCGCCGCCGTGTGCATGTGCACCAACCAGGCCTTGATCGACTCCCTCGCGGAGATCGCTGCCGAACGCGGGAAGGGCTGGTGGGAGGAATATCGCGGAGCTGTCTCCACAAGCCTGCTCGACATCGCAGAGCTCGAAGGCACCGCGAAAGGACTCACCACCTACACGATTACGTTCGTTCATGGGCTATTGCAGACCGAGGCCTACGCCGCCTCGGTCTTTGCACGAGCCATTCCGCCCCTCCCCCGCCACGAAGTCGACGTGCGGACGGACTTCCGCATGAGGCGGCAACGCATCGTCCACCCGAACACGACACCCATCCGCGCATTCATCCACGAGGCTGCGCTCAGGATGCAGTTCAGCGGCCCGAAGGTCCTCTCCGAACAGCTCGATGCACTCATCAACCACGCCGAGCGCCGGGAGATCTCGATTCGCGCGGTACCGTTCGACATCGAGTCCCTGCCGGGTCCCAGCGAGAACTTCACCTACGCGGAGGGAGCTGTGGCCGAGCTGGACACGCTTCAGATAGACACCAGCCACAGCAGTCTGATCTTCGACTCTCCCGCACAGCTCGCGAGTTATCGCGAGATGCTCAGGCGGATGTCATCCGTTGCGCTCTCGGAGGAGGAGTCACGAGACTTCATCTGGCGCATCAAGAAGGAGATCGACAGCAAGCATGGATAG
- a CDS encoding DUF397 domain-containing protein → MDSSAWQKSSYSGSSNACVEVRTVSGMVELRESDEGHLVLRTPPNTFAAFLQAIKAGEFNHHV, encoded by the coding sequence ATGGATAGTTCCGCATGGCAGAAGTCCAGTTACTCCGGCTCAAGCAATGCATGTGTCGAGGTCCGGACGGTCAGCGGGATGGTCGAACTCCGCGAATCCGACGAGGGCCACCTCGTTCTCCGCACTCCCCCCAACACCTTCGCCGCCTTCCTCCAAGCCATCAAGGCCGGCGAATTCAACCACCACGTTTAG
- a CDS encoding DUF397 domain-containing protein: protein MPESGWRKSSYSGANDTCVEVRTVDGMIELRESEEGDIILRTTSTNFATLVQSIKAGEFDHHA from the coding sequence ATGCCTGAGTCCGGTTGGCGGAAGTCCAGCTACTCCGGGGCAAATGACACCTGCGTCGAGGTCCGCACGGTCGACGGAATGATCGAACTCCGCGAGTCCGAAGAAGGCGACATCATCCTCCGCACCACCTCCACCAACTTCGCCACCCTCGTCCAGAGCATCAAGGCTGGCGAGTTCGACCATCACGCCTGA
- a CDS encoding TetR/AcrR family transcriptional regulator, whose amino-acid sequence MTAKVDHEERRRQIAEALLRIADTQGLRSASMRAVATEAGVSLRLVQYYFGTKEALLLDALARLGTQLQARMEQWIGAAGSPPTPRGIVTAILSCILPTDPESRRITRTYGAYYALVLTDPEMVEKPGAQPELLEGFLAKQIRAAQEAGEIDEGKDPEMAAAGLLAMVNGLGSSVLGGQRTGDAALAILAHHLEELFRSSRE is encoded by the coding sequence ATGACAGCGAAGGTCGATCACGAGGAACGCAGGCGACAGATCGCCGAGGCGCTGTTGCGGATCGCCGACACCCAGGGCCTGCGGTCGGCCAGCATGCGGGCGGTCGCGACGGAGGCCGGTGTCTCCCTGCGGTTGGTGCAGTACTACTTCGGGACCAAGGAAGCGTTGCTTCTGGACGCGCTGGCCAGGCTCGGCACCCAGCTCCAGGCCCGCATGGAGCAGTGGATCGGTGCGGCGGGCTCCCCGCCCACACCGCGCGGGATCGTGACGGCCATCCTGTCCTGCATCCTGCCGACCGATCCGGAGAGCCGCCGGATCACGAGAACCTATGGGGCGTACTACGCGCTGGTGCTCACGGATCCGGAGATGGTGGAGAAGCCCGGGGCCCAGCCTGAACTGCTGGAGGGATTCCTCGCCAAGCAGATCCGCGCTGCGCAGGAGGCCGGCGAGATCGACGAGGGGAAGGATCCGGAGATGGCCGCCGCCGGGCTGCTGGCGATGGTCAACGGCCTCGGCTCAAGTGTGTTGGGAGGCCAGCGGACTGGCGATGCGGCGCTGGCGATCCTGGCTCACCACCTGGAGGAGTTGTTCCGGTCCTCGCGCGAATAG
- a CDS encoding alpha/beta fold hydrolase — translation MRISEFRNAKAEDRFRTAYEQTLTSLWPGPRTTLDIPTTFGVTRVYRTGPETGDPIVLLPGSGGNALMWHRYIDDLAENHPVIAVDTVGEPGASVQTSPIADGRDGAAWLDELLTALELTAAHVVGCSYGGWLAINHQIHHPGRMATLTLVDPAGLADVGRRFYTWLIAGGLASAAPRPFRPRLARLVGNSAILETELMGLVRASMGFRRALPLAYTFSDEELRSLHVPSLFLLGARSALHDSAQVADRIRRLAPSARVEIVPDAGHALPADQPTLVTNRILNTASQKPS, via the coding sequence ATGCGAATCAGCGAGTTCAGGAACGCCAAGGCCGAAGACCGGTTCCGCACCGCCTACGAGCAGACCCTGACGTCCCTGTGGCCGGGCCCGCGGACAACGCTCGACATCCCCACCACCTTCGGCGTCACCCGCGTCTACCGCACCGGGCCGGAGACCGGCGACCCGATCGTTCTGCTGCCCGGCTCCGGCGGAAACGCGCTGATGTGGCACCGGTACATCGACGACCTCGCCGAGAACCACCCGGTCATCGCCGTCGACACCGTCGGCGAACCGGGCGCCAGCGTCCAGACCAGCCCCATCGCCGACGGCCGCGACGGTGCCGCCTGGCTCGACGAACTCCTGACCGCCCTGGAGCTGACGGCCGCCCATGTCGTCGGCTGCTCGTACGGGGGCTGGCTGGCGATCAACCACCAGATCCACCACCCGGGCCGGATGGCCACCCTCACCCTGGTCGACCCCGCCGGCCTCGCCGACGTCGGCCGACGCTTCTACACCTGGCTGATCGCCGGCGGCCTCGCCTCCGCCGCGCCGCGTCCGTTCCGGCCCCGCCTGGCCCGCCTGGTCGGCAACAGCGCGATCCTGGAGACCGAACTGATGGGCCTGGTCCGCGCGTCCATGGGATTCCGCCGCGCACTCCCCCTGGCCTACACCTTCTCCGACGAGGAACTACGCAGCCTGCACGTCCCCTCGCTCTTCCTGCTCGGCGCCCGCAGTGCCCTGCACGACTCCGCCCAGGTCGCCGACCGCATCCGCCGCCTCGCCCCCTCTGCCCGGGTGGAAATCGTCCCCGACGCCGGCCACGCCCTCCCCGCCGACCAGCCCACGCTGGTCACCAACCGCATCCTCAACACCGCTTCACAGAAGCCCAGTTGA
- a CDS encoding helix-turn-helix domain-containing protein gives MSPTPSSSSVQQAKHALGQRLREIRKDAGITARALAALAGWHESKCSRIEHGRTPPSDADIRVWTLHCGVPEQAPDLIATARGIDGMYVEWRRTERSGLRRAQEAVRPLFERTRRFRVYQSWVVPGLLQTEAYTTAVLNTIVSLRDVPDDVAAAVAVRMERQRFLHTGGHTFAVLVEEWVLRTVIGGPEVMAGQLGHLIVAASLPSVSLGVIPLGASRGAGWPVESFTMYDEAQVNVELVSAHLTVTQPREIEEYGRAFAELSAIAVHGAAARKLITSAIDALG, from the coding sequence GTGTCCCCGACCCCGTCGTCCTCCAGCGTTCAACAGGCCAAGCACGCCCTCGGTCAGCGTCTGCGCGAGATCCGGAAGGATGCCGGCATCACCGCACGGGCGCTGGCCGCGTTGGCGGGCTGGCACGAGTCGAAGTGTTCACGGATCGAACACGGCAGAACCCCTCCTTCCGATGCGGACATCCGTGTCTGGACCCTGCACTGTGGTGTTCCCGAGCAGGCGCCCGACCTGATTGCCACCGCTCGTGGCATCGACGGCATGTACGTCGAGTGGCGTCGTACCGAGCGCTCAGGGCTCAGGCGGGCCCAGGAGGCGGTGCGACCGCTCTTCGAGAGGACGAGGCGCTTCCGTGTCTACCAGTCCTGGGTGGTGCCCGGGCTTCTCCAGACCGAGGCTTACACCACCGCCGTGTTGAACACGATCGTGTCCCTGCGTGACGTTCCCGACGACGTGGCCGCAGCGGTGGCCGTCCGCATGGAGAGGCAGCGCTTCCTTCACACGGGAGGCCACACTTTTGCCGTCCTGGTCGAGGAATGGGTCCTGCGGACGGTGATCGGCGGCCCGGAGGTCATGGCGGGCCAGCTCGGGCACCTGATCGTGGCGGCATCCCTGCCCTCGGTGAGCCTGGGGGTGATTCCCCTCGGTGCCTCGCGTGGTGCCGGTTGGCCGGTCGAGTCGTTCACGATGTACGACGAGGCGCAGGTCAACGTAGAGTTGGTGTCCGCGCATCTGACGGTGACGCAGCCGCGGGAGATCGAGGAGTACGGCCGGGCGTTCGCCGAGTTGTCGGCCATCGCGGTCCATGGCGCTGCCGCTCGGAAGCTGATCACTTCGGCCATCGACGCACTCGGTTGA
- a CDS encoding DUF6879 family protein, whose protein sequence is MAAEPTLEDLLRSCRRSAVHLELRDGYMRDDPLYLRWQAGHRDDRSDRASWWSPWLQLVADATARGVEVRRARVVSEPVSEYVRFEHEITFRNVASGEAVRWLPRRRTTDLPLPGNDFWLIDDRVAVIHHFSGDGDFVDDETTDDPEVVKLCASAFAAVWERAVPHQDYVLA, encoded by the coding sequence GTGGCAGCTGAGCCGACGCTTGAGGACCTGCTGCGTTCCTGCCGTCGATCCGCTGTCCATCTGGAGTTGAGGGACGGGTACATGCGGGACGATCCGCTGTATCTGCGCTGGCAGGCGGGCCATCGCGACGACCGGTCCGATCGCGCGTCCTGGTGGAGCCCGTGGCTTCAGCTCGTCGCCGACGCGACCGCGCGGGGCGTGGAGGTGCGCCGTGCCCGGGTTGTGTCCGAGCCTGTCAGTGAGTACGTCAGGTTCGAGCACGAGATCACGTTCAGGAACGTTGCTTCCGGGGAGGCGGTCCGATGGCTGCCGCGACGCCGCACGACGGACCTGCCGCTGCCGGGCAACGACTTCTGGCTGATCGATGACCGAGTCGCCGTGATCCATCACTTCAGCGGCGACGGGGACTTCGTGGACGACGAGACCACCGATGACCCGGAAGTCGTGAAGCTCTGCGCGTCGGCGTTCGCCGCGGTATGGGAGCGGGCTGTCCCGCACCAGGACTACGTGCTCGCCTGA
- a CDS encoding DUF6879 family protein has product MPDRDFWLLDSPTLAVLHFTEAGELLGAEIITDSAIVVEHARWLGRCVPPRPAIPGVRPGASTALRTVPFVRTKSARPTSCAVGASRTTCKFPQVDRASGRLG; this is encoded by the coding sequence TTGCCGGATCGAGACTTCTGGCTCCTCGACTCCCCCACTCTTGCCGTACTGCACTTCACCGAGGCCGGAGAGCTGTTGGGCGCCGAGATCATCACCGACTCGGCTATCGTCGTCGAGCACGCCCGTTGGCTGGGACGCTGCGTTCCACCACGCCCAGCCATACCGGGAGTTCGTCCAGGAGCATCCACCGCGCTGAGAACGGTTCCTTTCGTGCGCACGAAGTCGGCCCGTCCGACTTCCTGCGCTGTCGGGGCCTCTCGCACCACGTGCAAGTTTCCGCAAGTTGATAGGGCAAGTGGGCGCCTGGGCTAA
- a CDS encoding NUDIX hydrolase: MGRTEYYNDPNAPKANTLIPASNLLVVDDNGAILLQRRRDTGQWALPGGAQDIGETAAECAVRECLEETGIVAEITGFLGVYTNPNHIVAYTDGEIRQQYENTYIGRPISGRPTINDEADGVRYVQPAYLDQYDIHPSMRQQIGDYLAGTYPYLG; this comes from the coding sequence ATGGGCAGGACCGAGTACTACAACGACCCCAACGCCCCCAAGGCCAACACCCTCATCCCCGCCAGCAACCTGCTGGTCGTCGACGACAACGGCGCGATCCTGCTCCAGCGCCGTCGCGACACCGGCCAGTGGGCCCTACCCGGCGGCGCTCAGGACATCGGCGAGACCGCCGCCGAGTGTGCCGTACGCGAATGCCTGGAAGAGACCGGCATCGTCGCCGAGATCACCGGATTCCTTGGTGTCTACACCAACCCCAACCACATCGTCGCCTACACCGACGGCGAGATCCGCCAGCAGTACGAGAACACCTACATCGGCCGTCCCATCAGCGGACGGCCGACGATCAACGACGAGGCCGACGGCGTCCGCTACGTCCAGCCGGCCTACCTCGATCAGTACGACATCCACCCAAGCATGCGCCAGCAGATCGGCGACTACCTGGCCGGCACCTACCCTTACCTCGGCTGA
- a CDS encoding immunity 49 family protein, translating to MRIERHQVGESSVSAVREDFVSRIGRHIRAASNGTRMDSREWQFIADEFLEYLGALSVESPELDTPEAKAVLADATEAAAGAVAYAVYHGWDRFQISLSYVNFGMSYGAEERDEEEERSRITSWELIDALCLVILSDQADRHGEAIGFARDELGKDAEGDPAVELVNGLLVHVLNYVDDESYPPSAQQKLAAVEAALDRIGAERLEHRYTVALRTLRALMAEDREAFDAGLTALLLAHREASGSRPDSLLPLLPLALAALAYRGLGWAPAVDTGYLPRALVTGFETAGPRVGAFGRDCRPDAVAALAAAPLVIERLGPPAELTPELEARFEEAAEEAIAKGRFRSALHYQEILLKKRAAHTADATDAQLANVRLGSGIGAAAFRLAGAEPGTEVGLTIDGRNRSEPAGLPMGVGLVDWHTALDFALITGIREHLAAVVLAGPGTITRDVPAYSQALHDYFRGDDPRPATERALREYGDAPGVVLFSQLIDGDEESFNLALADALEAHRAHYAVADRADESDAALDLGILALTCHARRRGWTIRVESPYLPPRLLQAAEPF from the coding sequence TTGCGGATCGAGCGTCACCAGGTGGGCGAGTCGTCGGTTTCGGCGGTGCGCGAGGACTTCGTGAGCAGGATCGGGCGGCACATCCGGGCCGCTTCGAACGGCACCCGGATGGATTCGCGCGAGTGGCAGTTCATCGCCGACGAGTTCCTGGAGTACCTCGGTGCGCTCTCCGTCGAGTCGCCCGAGCTCGACACCCCGGAGGCCAAGGCCGTCCTCGCGGACGCCACCGAGGCCGCGGCCGGGGCCGTCGCGTACGCGGTGTACCACGGGTGGGACCGCTTCCAGATCAGCCTGAGCTATGTGAACTTCGGGATGAGCTACGGGGCCGAGGAGAGGGACGAGGAGGAGGAGCGGTCCCGGATCACGTCGTGGGAGCTGATCGACGCGCTCTGTCTCGTGATCCTCTCGGACCAGGCCGACCGGCACGGGGAGGCCATCGGCTTCGCCCGTGACGAGCTCGGCAAGGACGCGGAGGGCGACCCCGCCGTCGAACTCGTCAACGGCCTCCTGGTCCACGTCCTCAACTACGTCGACGACGAGAGCTACCCGCCGAGCGCACAGCAGAAGCTCGCCGCCGTCGAGGCCGCGCTGGACCGGATCGGGGCCGAGCGTCTGGAGCACCGGTACACCGTGGCGCTTCGGACGTTGCGCGCGCTGATGGCCGAGGACCGGGAGGCGTTCGACGCCGGACTGACGGCCCTCCTGCTCGCGCACCGCGAGGCGTCCGGGAGCCGCCCGGACAGCCTCCTCCCGCTCCTGCCGCTCGCCCTGGCCGCGCTCGCGTACCGAGGCCTCGGCTGGGCGCCGGCCGTCGACACCGGCTACCTCCCGCGGGCGCTCGTCACCGGCTTCGAGACGGCCGGCCCGCGCGTCGGCGCCTTCGGCCGCGACTGCCGCCCGGACGCGGTGGCCGCCCTGGCCGCAGCTCCGCTGGTGATCGAACGGCTTGGTCCGCCGGCCGAGTTGACCCCGGAGCTCGAAGCGAGATTCGAGGAAGCCGCCGAGGAGGCGATCGCCAAGGGGCGGTTCAGGAGCGCCCTGCACTACCAGGAGATCCTCCTCAAGAAGCGCGCCGCACACACCGCGGACGCCACGGACGCCCAGCTCGCGAACGTGCGCCTGGGCTCCGGGATCGGGGCCGCGGCGTTCCGCCTGGCCGGCGCCGAGCCCGGCACCGAGGTCGGGCTGACGATCGACGGCCGCAACCGGAGCGAGCCGGCCGGCCTCCCGATGGGCGTCGGCCTCGTCGACTGGCACACCGCCCTCGACTTCGCCCTGATCACGGGCATCCGCGAGCACCTTGCCGCAGTGGTCCTGGCCGGCCCCGGCACGATCACGAGGGACGTTCCCGCCTACAGCCAGGCCCTCCACGACTACTTCCGCGGCGACGACCCGCGGCCGGCCACCGAGCGCGCCCTGCGCGAGTACGGCGACGCACCCGGAGTGGTGCTCTTCTCCCAGCTCATCGACGGCGACGAGGAATCCTTCAACCTGGCCCTCGCCGACGCCCTCGAAGCCCACCGCGCCCACTACGCGGTCGCCGACCGCGCCGACGAATCCGACGCCGCCCTCGACCTCGGCATCCTGGCCCTCACCTGCCACGCCCGCCGCCGAGGCTGGACGATCCGCGTCGAGTCCCCCTACCTCCCGCCCCGCCTCCTCCAGGCGGCGGAGCCCTTCTAG
- a CDS encoding GNAT family N-acetyltransferase, giving the protein MATTAHEPAIIREADRPGDLGAVAALHGVLYTREYGMDATMEAYVAAGMAELVLARAREGGTAPGRLWVAELGGRVVGATGLVRAEERPGWGQLRWVILDPVARGRGLGRRLLETALDEARARSYEGVLLWTIAGLDAAHHLYAKAGFELTVSRPVHKFGLDTVEQRMDLRF; this is encoded by the coding sequence ATGGCCACCACGGCGCACGAACCGGCGATCATCCGCGAGGCCGACCGCCCCGGCGACCTCGGCGCGGTCGCCGCCCTGCACGGCGTCCTCTACACGCGTGAGTACGGCATGGACGCCACCATGGAGGCCTATGTCGCCGCGGGCATGGCCGAGTTGGTGCTGGCCCGCGCCCGCGAGGGCGGCACGGCACCCGGGCGCCTGTGGGTCGCCGAGCTCGGCGGCCGGGTGGTCGGCGCGACCGGCCTCGTCCGGGCCGAGGAGCGCCCGGGCTGGGGTCAGCTGCGGTGGGTGATCCTCGACCCGGTCGCCCGAGGACGGGGCCTGGGCCGGCGGCTGCTGGAGACGGCCCTGGACGAGGCCCGCGCCCGTTCGTACGAGGGCGTGCTGCTCTGGACGATCGCCGGCCTCGACGCTGCTCACCACCTGTACGCGAAGGCGGGTTTCGAGCTCACTGTCTCCCGCCCGGTTCACAAGTTCGGCCTCGACACGGTCGAGCAGCGGATGGACCTGCGGTTCTGA
- a CDS encoding helicase C-terminal domain-containing protein: MTTQQGPQRTGRSTAGPRTLAEELRARPDDGLAALLRSRPDLLNPVPGDLTQLAARLSSRASALRALERLDRFTLQVAEALATAPDGTTLTAVRTLLTGPAKVKPHPGATPLTPAERSAVAAALPRAIATLRDRALLWGPDNALRLVIAVREALAPTAANPGRTGLGPTLADATAGMSPARLQQLLASAGQPATPDPVTAVAALTALLTDRARCDALLATAPEPALRLLEKLVWGPPTGTVPDATRPVTAEDAQSPVEWLLARGLLLPTSPGSVVLPRELALHLRGGRTHRTVEPHQPEPAPATAPRDPQAVDGVAAGQAHTAVRTVEELLDLWGLTPPPTLRAGGLGVRDLKRAAQALETTEQQAAFWLELAYTAGLLAPDGEVDECWAPTPAYDTWRQQDTADRWTVLATAWLAATRVPALTGTPDGKGRPRAALGPELDRTLAPSVRRAALALLAELPPGTPATAAELLPTLRWQRPLRGGPTGPDGHELRDDLTAWTLTEAELLGITGRGALAAPARALLTAEADPAQVLAPLLPRPLDHVILQPDLTAIAPGPLLTPLAHALALCADIESKGGATVYRFTPVSVRRALDAGRTAADLRAFLEQHSRTPVPQPLSYLIDDVARRHGILRVGAASSYLRCDDPSLLGEVLADRRSADLRLRLLAPTVLASQAAPDVLLAALRAMGYAPAAESAEGDVVITRPDSHRTPPRTAPVPVPDGPPAPDDVLLAAAIKAIRAGDRAATAARREPTADPRQLPRTAAAETLAALQTAVLLGERMWIGYLNAEGIASQRIIDPVKVEGGFVTAFDHHADELRTFALHRITGVAELDE; this comes from the coding sequence ATGACCACACAGCAGGGCCCCCAACGCACCGGCAGGTCCACCGCCGGCCCCCGCACCCTGGCCGAGGAGCTGCGCGCCCGGCCGGACGACGGTCTCGCCGCCCTGCTCCGCTCCCGCCCCGACCTGCTGAACCCGGTGCCCGGCGACCTCACCCAGCTCGCCGCCCGGCTCTCCTCGCGCGCCTCCGCGCTGCGCGCCCTCGAACGGCTCGACCGCTTCACCCTCCAGGTCGCCGAGGCCCTGGCCACCGCCCCGGACGGCACCACGCTCACCGCCGTCCGCACGCTGCTGACCGGCCCGGCCAAGGTCAAGCCGCACCCCGGCGCCACCCCGCTCACCCCGGCCGAGCGGTCCGCCGTCGCCGCCGCGCTGCCCCGGGCGATCGCCACCCTGCGCGACCGCGCCCTGCTCTGGGGCCCCGACAACGCGCTCCGCCTCGTCATCGCCGTCCGCGAGGCGCTGGCCCCCACCGCCGCCAACCCCGGCCGCACCGGCCTCGGCCCGACCCTTGCCGACGCCACCGCCGGGATGTCCCCGGCCCGGCTCCAGCAACTGCTCGCCTCCGCCGGGCAGCCCGCCACCCCCGACCCGGTCACCGCCGTCGCCGCGCTCACCGCGCTGCTCACCGACCGCGCCCGCTGCGACGCCCTGCTCGCCACCGCGCCCGAGCCCGCCCTGCGGCTGCTGGAGAAGCTGGTCTGGGGCCCGCCCACCGGCACCGTCCCGGACGCCACCCGCCCGGTCACCGCCGAGGACGCGCAGAGCCCCGTCGAATGGCTGCTGGCCCGGGGCCTGCTGCTGCCCACCAGCCCGGGCAGCGTGGTGCTGCCCCGCGAACTCGCCCTGCACCTGCGCGGTGGGCGCACCCACCGCACCGTCGAACCGCACCAGCCCGAACCCGCGCCCGCCACCGCCCCGCGCGATCCACAGGCTGTGGACGGAGTCGCCGCGGGCCAGGCCCACACCGCCGTCAGGACCGTCGAGGAACTGCTCGACCTCTGGGGCCTCACCCCGCCCCCCACCCTGCGCGCCGGCGGCCTCGGCGTCCGCGACCTCAAGCGCGCCGCCCAGGCCCTGGAGACCACCGAGCAGCAGGCCGCCTTCTGGCTCGAACTCGCCTACACCGCAGGCCTGCTGGCCCCCGACGGCGAAGTCGACGAGTGCTGGGCCCCGACCCCCGCCTACGACACCTGGCGCCAGCAGGACACCGCCGACCGCTGGACCGTCCTCGCCACCGCCTGGCTCGCCGCCACCCGCGTCCCCGCCCTCACCGGCACCCCCGACGGCAAGGGCAGGCCGCGCGCCGCCCTCGGCCCCGAACTCGACCGCACCCTCGCCCCGTCCGTGCGCCGCGCCGCCCTCGCCCTGCTCGCCGAACTCCCGCCCGGCACCCCGGCCACCGCCGCCGAACTGCTGCCCACCCTGCGCTGGCAGCGCCCGCTGCGCGGCGGCCCGACCGGCCCGGACGGCCACGAGCTGCGCGACGACCTCACCGCCTGGACCCTCACCGAGGCCGAACTCCTCGGCATCACCGGCCGCGGCGCCCTCGCCGCCCCCGCCCGCGCGCTGCTCACCGCCGAGGCCGACCCCGCCCAGGTGCTCGCCCCGCTGCTGCCGCGGCCGCTGGACCACGTGATCCTGCAGCCCGACCTCACCGCGATCGCCCCCGGCCCGCTGCTCACCCCGCTCGCCCACGCGCTCGCGCTCTGCGCCGACATCGAGTCCAAGGGCGGCGCCACCGTCTACCGGTTCACCCCGGTGTCCGTCCGCCGCGCCCTCGACGCCGGGCGCACCGCCGCCGACCTGCGGGCCTTCCTGGAGCAGCACTCCCGCACGCCCGTCCCGCAGCCGCTCAGCTACCTGATCGACGACGTCGCCCGCCGGCACGGCATCCTGCGGGTCGGCGCCGCCTCCTCGTACCTGCGCTGCGACGACCCGTCGCTGCTCGGCGAGGTCCTCGCCGACCGCCGCTCCGCCGACCTGCGGCTGCGGCTGCTCGCCCCCACCGTCCTCGCCTCCCAGGCCGCCCCGGACGTGCTGCTCGCCGCCCTGCGCGCGATGGGCTACGCCCCGGCCGCCGAGTCCGCCGAGGGCGACGTGGTGATCACCCGTCCGGACAGTCACCGCACCCCGCCGCGCACCGCGCCCGTCCCCGTCCCGGACGGCCCGCCCGCCCCGGACGACGTCCTGCTCGCCGCCGCCATCAAGGCCATCCGGGCGGGCGACCGCGCCGCCACCGCGGCCCGCCGCGAGCCCACCGCGGACCCGCGCCAACTGCCCCGCACGGCCGCCGCGGAGACCCTGGCCGCCCTCCAGACGGCCGTCCTGCTCGGCGAGCGGATGTGGATCGGCTACCTCAACGCCGAGGGCATCGCCAGCCAGCGGATCATCGACCCGGTCAAGGTGGAGGGCGGCTTCGTCACCGCCTTCGACCACCACGCCGACGAGCTCCGCACCTTCGCCCTGCACCGCATCACGGGCGTCGCGGAGCTGGACGAGTAG